One Triplophysa rosa linkage group LG21, Trosa_1v2, whole genome shotgun sequence DNA segment encodes these proteins:
- the ube2j2 gene encoding ubiquitin-conjugating enzyme E2 J2 produces MSNNLNKRAPTTATQRLKQDYLRIKKDPVPYICAEPLPSNILEWHYLVRGPEKTPYEGGFYHGKLIFPREFPFKPPSIYMITPNGRFKCNTRLCLSITDFHPDTWNPAWSVSTILTGLLSFMVEKGPTLGSIETSDFTKRQLASQSLAFNIKDKVFCELFPDVVEEIKQKQRMQEELRSRSQALPLPDVVPDGEAHHAQNGHLPLNGHLAPGVAHPPDLQQVNRNHGLLGGALANLFVIVGFAAFAYTVKYVLRSIAQE; encoded by the exons ATGAGCAACAACTTAAACAAGAGGGCCCCAACAACAGCGACACAGAGGTTAAAACAGGACTATCTGCGCATCAAGAAAGATCCGGTCCCGTACATCTGCGCAGAACCTCTCCCATCCAATATTTTGGAATG GCATTATCTAGTACGTGGTCCTGAGAAAACCCCATATGAAG GTGGGTTTTATCACGGCAAACTCATTTTTCCACGGGAATTCCCCTTCAAACCTCCGAGCATATACATGATCACACCCAATGGAAGATTTAAATGTAACACAAG GTTATGTCTTTCCATCACAGATTTTCACCCGGACACATGGAACCCAGCATGGTCCGTCTCCACCATCTTAACCGGGCTCCTGAGCTTCATGGTTGAGAAGGGCCCCACCCTCGGCAGTATTGAAACCTCTGACTTCACA AAAAGACAACTGGCCTCTCAGAGCCTTGCGTTCAACATCAAAGACAAAGTGTTTTGCGAACTGTTTCCAGATGTTGTTGAA GAAATCAAACAGAAGCAGCGCATGCAGGAAGAGCTCAGGTCTCGTTCTCAAGCTCTGCCTCTCCCTGACGTGGTGCCCGATGGCGAAGCCCACCATGCGCAAAATGGCCATCTGCCCCTGAACGGGCATCTGGCCCCGGGAGTGGCCCACCCACCCGACCTACAGCAGGTCAATCGTAACCATGGACTCCTTGGTGGAGCGCTCGCCAACTTATTCGTCATCGTGGGCTTCGCCGCCTTCGCCTACACGGTCAAATACGTTCTGCGGAGCATCGCGCAGGAATGA